The Gossypium hirsutum isolate 1008001.06 chromosome D02, Gossypium_hirsutum_v2.1, whole genome shotgun sequence region ACCCGGTATATAGCCTCTCTATTAACTTTCTCCTCTGCCATCAATTTCCCAATGGCCCAGGTTTCAAATCCTTGCGAGCTAGTAGATCCAACCTTTGTACTTACAACCCTCATTGCTTCTTCCtctgagaaatttaatttcgccAAAAGTTCGTTAATGTCTTCTTCTATCGTAGCCACCTTCGAATATGCCAAGAAGAAGGCAAGAAAACACGATCCGAGATCGCACCTTGAGAACAATTGCTCCAGCGAGAAATCTGCAAGGTAACAGGACAACGTAAACAAGCGCAGCAGCAACCCAAGAAAACTAAAAGTGTCGAAAAAACAAAGTCCCACAACAAGAATCACCTTCCAAGAAAACTCCAGACGGAGCTCGAGTCACAAACAAAACGACGGGGCGCcagaatataaaataagaataacgGAACAGAGAACAGGAAGATGAACACCACCAAGAACCTAACTGATACTAAACAACAGAAGGAAAAAggagaaaatccaaaagaaaaccTACTATAACAAAAGACGTTAAAAGCAATACTTAAAACACAGAAATATACTATCTAAATGAAATGACGATCCAACTTATTCTTAtcgttgaaaagtcaaaaagaagATGCATAAATGTTGTACCATGCAAACAATGCAATCATGCATGAAAGACGTACGAAAACATGCACTA contains the following coding sequences:
- the LOC121214637 gene encoding uncharacterized protein — translated: MGKIIDIAKDFSLEQLFSRCDLGSCFLAFFLAYSKVATIEEDINELLAKLNFSEEEAMRVVSTKVGSTSSQGFETWAIGKLMAEEKVNREAIYRVFKTLWFTKEEVNFVSLKEGAILVKFGNEDDRKRILNLSPWLFYQCLFNMVPYVKDKKYGRVCL